The Alnus glutinosa chromosome 1, dhAlnGlut1.1, whole genome shotgun sequence region cttaggcagctgtttttaagccagatccttctgacttagaATATGAGGGGTCTGTCCCTCATTTTTCATCTTGTATGCCTTCGAACTTTTTAGTATCAATGATTAGCATATGCTAatccgttaaaaaaaaaaagtataaactATCAGATttgacctctctctctctctcttacgcTGTGAGTCTGTGACTgggtgtgtgcacaagtgtggGCTCCAGTGGAGTCATGATTTTGGTTGAGAGAGgtcaaggaaaaaaatttgaagctaaacaaaaattaattaaaaatattaaataatataactaacaaaataaataaataattcaacaattaatttgaaaaagtaatttaaatataaaagttcgATTACTTGCTTGAaacttttcaaaaaagaaaaattgtcaaaaaaaaaaaaaatgttgtttcttTGCTTTATTCTGCGCAATCTTTTTACTATACACCTCTCAagttaaaaaaccaaaaaagaaaaaaaagaaaaaaaaagaaaaaaaaagacagaaaaacgACTGTAACAAGAATCAGAGTTTTTGcacaagacttttttttttaaaaaataataataataataataattcaagggttaaaaatagaaaaaaaaaaaaaaaaaaaaaaaaaaaaaaaaaacagaaaaaaaaagaggtctTATTTATACGGTCCACAATCCAAATAAGTTTGGAACTTACGTATGCACCTTAAGTCGTTAATGTGGGTAGGCTTAAAAGTTAAAACGATACTTATTTAAACAGtgcattttgaaaaaataatagagGGTTATCGTCTTCTCCCCTCTACGTCTAACCTAAACCTAATCCTTAAAGAATGAAACTATGACAGAAAAAATTCAGGATCTCGGCATCTCTTTAGTCGTTTGCCCCTGATGAGTGGATGGGGGTAATGTCAATTACTCATTTGATAAGCGGCCAAAGGTAAACAATCAGGGTAACCGAGTGATTTTCTACCTGGAGAAGGAAATTTTTTGGGGTTTGAGGGGGAGCGTCTAACCCCTTTGACCCTCTTCCCTCCGCCCCTGGCCCttagttgaaaaaattattttttactcgtttataaaattgttatgcATTTCTTAGCGTGtgaaaacatatattttttttaatagcaaatGAGAATTACTTAATGTTTTAGTAGAATTTCCTCCAACTCCGTTagtgctataaaaaaaaaaaaacatgtgattttcatATGCTCAAAAGacacatgacaattttaaagactgaataaaaaaaaaatcattttattttttggtggggAAAGCAATAATAGAGAACTTAACGATTTTTAAGTTAAACCttgaaataagaataataactATTGTGAATGTTCAcgattcaaattttgttttaccGCATCTGATTTTTTACTCAACTATTGAAATAAGAATCATAATTTTTGAACATTCACggtccaaattttattttattgcatttaacAGTGTACCTAGTActatatcattttaaaattttaaataatatgacaagTTACTCAAcacatgtaaatatatatactatttaatctgtaaaatatatatatatatatatattttttttaaaaataatgaaatagatCATTTCATTTAAGCGATAATAATGGTCGGTTTGAATACTGAATTTTTTTACGATTCTTCTCAAGTTTGAATTCAGGCAGAATTCAAGCAAAATTCACTTGAATTTTGCTAATGATGACCGGGACCCACGCGTGAGACCATCAGTCTCCAAAGTCAAACAAAAACGCGTGAGttccacatttaaataataagatattaataatttaaaaataaataaataaataaataaaattgaaaagaaaaaagaaaaaaaagaggggtggctgccagcccctattgggggaggccgcgcggcctccccctagtactgggggtggccgcgtggccaccccgacccttggggaaggccgcgcggccactcccagccacccccagaggtctgggggtggctgcccttgcttcattttttattttttttttaatttttaattttgatttcaattatttttttaaaaaaaaattatttatttattttaattaaataatcaatatataataaattattattatttaaattattatttcacacaacttttcaaaataccaatcattatacacaactttttaaacttccaatcatttcttaccattaaaatataatatttttcaatctcaaaattcaacacccaaacataattttttacctcaatatttgtaaatagaattagaattcaattctaattctaaaaatttaataccCAAACGAACCATAACTTAATACAAAGATCAGCGTGCATTGTAGAGGCACATTGTGTGAGCAGTAATTGGACGTGTAACCATATTAAATTGGCAGATCTCAAAGTCAAATCAACATCATCCCATCGTGCAATTTCATGGGTTTatcatttgaaaaatgttagatttacaacaccaatacaacaactgtacaacaatccctcacatgaggatgggtcccacatactgagacccaccctcatgtgagggattgttgtattagtgttgtacaagaatcaaatcccttatcATTTTCATCAACTTGGTCATTGTTTCCAACGTGCCCGACCCGTTGCAGTGAATTTGATGGACTTTTTACTTTATTCACTGAATCATAGTGCACGGATATTTCGTTGTGCTTGTCATTGTTTTCAACGTGCCTTGCCCGTAACAATTAATTTCCAAGGCATCAACCTAGGAGGAGAATATTCAACAAAgataaatcttttttattttttatataagttgGAAACATCCAAAGCTATAGCAAAAGCTAGAGCTGAAACAAATACAGACGTAACTTTAAAGGAACATTAGCAAGCTAGAGTTTAAACGGAAGTAAAAACTAAAGCTGAAGCTAATTCTTATTAGAAGAACAAGCAGCCTAAGGTGGATCCTGGTCACTAACAATTGGAATGGAGGAGATGGGAGACGGATAAATCTTACATAGGCAGACATaggatttgaaaaagaaaacatttatGTCTTGCTAGAATACAGAAACGATGCTGAATCCAATGAGCACTCATTTAGTACTAGCCAATATTGATCTATAATTTGAGTATATATCCACTTGGATCATATGAAAAGCTAAATACAAGGGTTTTAATACCATATATATCagctatataattattatttcctTCTCCTAAGATCATCTTGTCGTGCACCAAATTTcctattctctctctttctgtctctATCTATCCCTTATATAAAAACCACCTTTGCTCAGTGTTCATTAGTATCTTCTCTAGTATGGATTGCAAAGGCATAGAGGGAGATGGGCCGAGAACAAAAAGCTTCCGCCACGAAAGCTACAATAACAGAAGGGTGTTCTTGCGAAGCTATCCTCTTCAATTGGGAGAACAAGATGAATACAACAAAGAAGATCCTCTTCAATTGGGAGAACAAGATGGATACAATAAAGAAGACATGGTGGGAGTTGCCGATGGAAGCAATCAAAAGAAACCCATGAAGAAGATTATCCTATCTGTGTTTCATTGGGGTGGAGAGAAGTTCTTACTTTTAAGGAGAGTCAAGCATAAGTTCACAGTTCATATCATTGCATGTATCCCTATTGGCTTGAAGACTCCTACTGCCCTAACTTCAGCTTGACCTCctacttttctttcttcatattCTTCCCAATTTCACTGTTTCATAAAGTACAtatctgaaaataaaattattataatgaGTGTAACCTCACCCTGTCCACACAAGACCTTTCATTCATCCTTCATGCACACTTTGTTACAAGAAAAAACGAATAGCATGCTTCAATCCAATATTTTACACTTGCTGTTGAGTAGCTTACCAGTCTCAGAATCTATAATCTGGCTGGCATACATAGGTTGTTGTCATACTATATggaatttcaaataaatatttcatgtgcATTCATGTTGGATTTTCCACTTAACATGCATGTTTCAATAAACTGCaataatatataacaaaagGCTCAACAACTATCCTGAGAATGATTGTCTGCCTTTAATATGAGTATGTCAACTAGGTCTTGAAAGAGTGGTTAACAGTGTTCTCATCACATAGAACATTTGATAATACCAATTTCAAGGAGTGAGATTTTTGCCATGTGAGAAGAAAAAAGGCAAAGCTTACATCAGAATAAATGGACAAGATGGGGCTCAGAAAAAGATAATTGACACACCCATTGTGAAGCATCCAAGAGCAACCCACGGGCTCAAGCGCTCACCTTTttcagaaaaacaaacaaggaaATGTCAGCGTTTCAGATTGCAATGCAATATAAAGCAGTCTATTAGAAGTTCATAGCATCCTGATTCCTGAATAAATGTATATCCTATCAAAatataattgctacttcattttctcttttatagTTTGCATGTTTACAAGTTTGAATATCAGACAGGCTAAACATCATAAAAGGGCAATCTGCAATTTAGCAGACCCTCTGGCCATATTGCTACTAGCTGTCTTGCAAAATGTTAGATTAATCACATCCATTTGTATATTAATGTACAACTGTTTGGATCAATACACCCAAATCAgcatctctctttatttttgtgCTCTAAAATTCTTTTTAAGTAATTCAAAAGTAATGGGTTTTAGGTCAAGAAACGTTATATCAGGGATTTATAGGGgcatcaatcaatttttttttaaagctttttgtgGATGACATCTGAGGGCATCAATcacatgaaataaaataaaataaaactactaCGAAGGTAATTGAAGAAACAGTTCCCttttatattcttctttttatgtttACCTTTATGCGAACCCAAGGATAGATTCCTGGATCCAATATCAACAGTCAGACTTTATAAACTAACCCatctcttcccccccccccccccccccccccccaaaaaaaaaaaaaaaagaaccaaaaagaagaagatatggaaGGCAATAAATCCATGAGAAGCGAAGTCAAAAGAGTAGTGGCGGACTAGTCCAACAAAGATGATGGTAAAACATCAAACAAAAGGCCTACCTATTCTGGCTGCCTTCCAAAAGAAACCACGAAACCTGTCAGATAAGCATATCAGTCATTAGGACCCACTGTAACCAATTCATACAAATATAGCGTCAATCCAAGAGAACACAGATTAGTGTGGCTAATCAATCTTGTAATAACACTGAATCGTGCTTAACATggataatcaaataaataaatgacaaaCCGTacataaatttggaaaaaatagattataaaaacaacacaaatagGACAACGGATAATTTTAAGACTAGTCGAAGTAATCTGCCTTAACACATATTGTGTctgagggagggagggagggagggagggagggagggagagaacCCTGCCTAAAAATATCTCTGCAGGTTGTCTACTGACCATAACGAGAGAATTGTGTACAGATTGACATTATCATAATTTGTACAGCCATGGTTTAAAATGTTCTCCGGAAGAGTGAAAAGGAGAATTCAACTCCGGGTAGCCTGGCAAATCTTGATGGGTACTGGGAGTCCAAATTCCAGTGACTCTATGAAGTGAAGAATGCTCACTTTGCTATTCAAAATGCACtgctgacttttttttttttggttgaatattAGTTTGTTTGGGTAGTTAAATTGCTATCTTTAACAGGCTAAATAccaggaagaagaaaaaagcatgTTTACCGCAAAAGGTTCAAAGATGACTCTCCTATGAATTGCTGCAACTTCACAAATCATATTaaaggagaagaacatggttGAGTATGTTTCAGTATCATCCTATTAAAATGAAACAACTACAAGAACTATCTTTTGATCATACACACggaaataaaaacacaataagAACAACAGAGGGAACATACCCCGTTCTCTGTTCAAGGATTGCTGGAAAATGCATCTTCAAATAAGTGCAGGCACAAATTCCCAACAGCACTACTGTTAGAAAAGAATGGAAGTTGAAGAGCGCCGACTGGATCCCAGAAATAACCATGTCAAAAtcttattgaattaaaaattaaatcaacagGAACAATTCAAAAATTCACTTTACCATCTCAGGTCGTCTTTAAATTGATAATACTTCCTTCCTccaaactacaaaaaacaaaatacaaggaGCAACATTATGGGTCACACACGCTGACAAACTTGAATCCAACACACAAATAACATGCAAACATAAGTGATTCCTCAGCAACCGTATGGTAGTAAAAAAGTGCCTGATGTCTCAAGTAATTcttgaaataatttattttgttttctagttATACCTTTTAGTGACACTAATACATAGGATCAAACTATGCATCGAATTTAACCAGATTACATTATCGTCTACTTGAATTTCTTTGCTTCCCCATACTCAGAATTTTCCCACAAAACAAACGAAGGGTAAAAACCGCAAGTTTTCAACAAATACAACTCTCTCATACTACATTTTGTCATATgaatgaataaaaatatgaaccaAACATGAAGATCCaaatcaaaaccctaatttggaTCTTGCCTCCGTTACAGAAAATCTCATTATCACGAACAAAATTAACATCATCAAGTGAACGATTCGTGCTAATTCTGCTACtaattatcaaatttaaaagaaagggagagagagagagagagagacctttgTCGAAATGACGAGAAAGGAAGTAGAACGTTGGCCTCAGAGAATACGGGCTTTATTACAAACAGTAttactttttttgataagtaaattacAAACAGTATTACTTCTTATAGTACCGCGTACAAAAGATTTCACTGCAAATCTCTTAGGGCACTCACAATGGTTTTCCAAGATTTCAAtcccaattaaaaaataagctaTTTTTTGCTTCCCTGATCAAATGCACTCCACATCGACAAAATCAAGCTTCTCTGATCAATTCCAAACCtaaactagaaaagaaaaatcaggaACAAGTGCCTAAAACAGTTCGAATGAAGAACACATGAACACATTGAACTTCAACGCATTGCAATCACAAATTCACGAAACCCGGATccatattattgaaaaaaatcatGAACGCCAAACAGATCAGCAAGCAACAGATCAACGAGCGAATTCTCAAAATCCAACAAAACCAATCGCTAAAACCCTCCAAAAAACTTCCATAAACAAAATCCTATAACAGGCACAGACCCTTAAATCAAAAATCGAAAACCACAATTTCACACCGAAATCAAATTGAAGCAACCATAGAATCTGATGACAGAAACTACAAAACGCTCACCTTCCGTATACAGctaaagagaaaaagagttCGACTAAACAGGTTCAACTAAGAGAGAGGAGGTTCGCAGGTTAATAATCGAGCGCACCTCGTTTAGAGAACTGGGCGCGAAGACGAGGGCAGCGGAAACGTGTTTTAGAAGGAAAGcacatttgtaatttttattttgaataaaaacaaaTAGTTTTCATTAACAATATTTAGAttgagttaataaaaaaaaaaaaacaatatttagaTTGAGCTACATGCTGATCCTACTACCCCAAAATATAGTGGGTTGTTTGGTAAATATTGTTgacttcaattatttttttggtagcagtaaaaattgattaatgtgatataaactagaaataatttaaatgaaaaagttaaaaaaaatttacaatgtagtgaatttttttatttaaatagtaataaaaaattattgatgtaatataaaaaatgaaaaaagttgaaatgttctagagttgattgttttttagaaaattgaaaataaaaaatgagaatgaGGTTTTTGTTACCAAATACTCTCAGTAATCTATGTCACATTCATAACGTTAGTTACTTACGCGATAGTCTACGTTGTATCTATCTATAGCtttaaagactaaaaaaaaaataataataataaaagaaggaaaattttgctaaactcaatatgaaaaaaaaaatatattgttggTTTTCTTGGCGTTAGAGATgaaatagtaaaagaaaaataggaagGCAAAAAAATGTCTTCGTAAATGAGGAGGGTTATTGAAGAAGGCCTTGAATTATGACTCAATTATCCAATTTTTCTGACCTTTTCACTCTCTATTCGTTATTCAGCAAGACTTTTTGTTTGTCTAGTGCATTTGTTAAGCTATAAAGTTGAATTGGGTTGTTTTACTAAAAATCAGGATTCGCactaaaatagtaatttatgaGCCAAAACGATATAAACAATTGTCGATTTAGGCCTTTTTCTTTCAAGGCCACAATcatctaaaagattttttttcattttatctttttggtaAGATATCTTTGTTTAATCATTTTCACATGTAAGCTAGTAAGTTGTTAGGTATTAACAATTTTAATGGAActgatggttttttttttatgcgaACAGAGTTTTCCTCCAAGAAAACGTTCATCTAACTCAGAAGAATAAAAACCCCCACTGCTTCTTCGAATAAGCCAGTATCTTTAATTTATCACAGGTATACTTGCATTGGCAAAAATCAACCAAtttggtccttttttttttcaatttctgatACAGAATCAAGAAGAACAATTTCTCTCGTATGTTAAGAACAGCTGCGGGAAACACATTCCATATTTCATACAGTATAGTTTCTAATCACAAACCAAGCTTCTTTGATCTCAAGTAGGTTGACGAGCCCTGCCGCAGACCTGGCGTGCAGACTTCTTGCTGCTGCTTTGCCCTCTTTTCCCTCTCCTTCTTCTTGCTTTCTCGTTCTGCTTCTGCTTGCACCTTCCTCAAATTCTCCATTTCCTCCTCCATGGCCGTCTTCTCTTCCTTCTGTCTCTTCTTATGCTCCAACATCGATGTGTCCGAGTCCTTAACGGAAAAGAACATTGGTCCCAGCTCAGCCAGCCACTGAGGTTCCACTGCTGTCGCACATTGCATATACTCCTTTGTTGTCAAAATCAACTCATGATAAACCACATAATCTGGATTGCAACCCATACCATAGAGAGCACTGCTCGGATGTAAATGGCAAGGCATCCCATTCCTGCAATTCACATACTCACCCACACCCTTTAATCTTGCTGAATTATGGAAGTACGCAGAACAGATGGCTTTTCTCACGATGTCTGAATTAGGCCAACAAGATGTCAAAGGGATTTTTAGTGTCTTGAGAATATCCAGCAGCTGGGATCTCACTTCTCTAGCCTTTCGTAACCCTTTTACATGCAAAAAATTGTCGTTACACCAGTCTCCTCGATATTGATGTTGTTTCCACTGAGTGTAAACATTATATAGCGTTAAGTGGTCAGATTCTGGCACAAAAAATCTTTCACGCGCAGCATCACTCTCCTCTGCCCTATCTTTAGGCCGGAAGAATACCGACGGCACCGAAAGCATTGAAACAATTGTCAACACCTCATCTAAGCATCCTAGCTCTTCACCCATCAAAAGCATCTTGGCAAGTGGGGGGTCCAATGGAAACTCCACCATTTTCCAGCCAAGACCAGTTAAGCCTCCCACATTGTTAAGAGCACCTAAGACCCACAACTGGTACATAGAATTAAGAATATTATCCTGCGGAGGTGGGTCCATGAAATCAAAATCCAGCAAGTTATCAACTTTAAGAGATTTGAGTAACAAAACTACATTGCCGAGGTTCGTCCTTTGGATCTCAGGCACAGGACTTGCCAGCATTTCATTTAGGTATGCACTATCTGTATACAGGCGATAACATGTCCCAGGCCCAGTTCTACCAGCACGTCCAGCACGTTGGTCAGCAGCAGCACGGCTGGCGGGGAATACTTGGAGAGCATCCATACCCATCCTAGGGTTGTATACTTTCATCTTACCATACCCCGTGTCAATGACATAAAAAATTCCATCTACAGTCAAAGATGTCTCAGCAATGTTGGTTGCCACAATGCATTTACGAGCCCCATCTTCAGCTTTCTGGAATATCTTTGCTTGCAAGTCAGCAGGCAGCTGTGAATATATGGGGAGTATCAGGAGTTTTGGAACTGCTTTCTTCGTGGATGATATGAGCTGTTCCACACGCTCTGCAAGGGCATAACAGGCTGCCTCAATCTCATCTTGGCCAGTCATGAAGATGAGGATGTCACCAGGAGGGCTGGTGATATGGATAGTCATAGCCTGCTTCACTGCACCTTCAACGTAATCTTCACATGGGGTTTTACTGTACAGGATATTAACGGGAAATGTTCTGCCAGGGATGTGGAAAATTGGTACACTGCAACAAATTCAGAATTAGTAATTTCAAGCAAGTAGATGGGAGATACGATGACATAATCAAATTGTGGTGCAAAATGAAGGTTACCttccaaagaaatttgaaaatttttgtgcATTCAGAGTTGCAGATGTCACTATAAGCTTGAAATCACGTCGCTTAGCAACCACTTTTTTCAATATACCAAACAGCACATCTGTGCTTAGTGACCTCTCATGGGCTTCATCCATCACGACGACACTGCAAAAGTAAAAACCTATATAGTAAATAATCATGTTCTGATTGTAAATGAACAGCTATATGTAAAGATAGACATAAAATTTCCAACTTCCCCTACCGATACTTTTCTAGATCAGAATCTTTGAGTGTTTCACGCAAGAGTACTCCATCAGTCATATACTGTAAAATTGAAATACAAAGATTTAGCATATAATCATATCAAGGTACACATATTGATCTCTATTCACATAAAATTTATGCCCCGAAAAAAGAGCATCGGAGTTATTTCAACAACCATCAAGATTAACAAAAGGATACAAAAAGAAGTCATGCATGGTGAGCCAAAAATGGGAAGTGTCCAAGGAATTTCAATAACTCTGCTTTTGGAAACAAAGAAAGCAATTCACCTTAATTACAGTTTTTGGCCCAGTCACATCCTCAAAACGAATAGCATAACCAACTTTGTCACCCAGCTCCGTCTCCATCTCTTCACTAACTCTTTTTGCAACACTCATAGCTGCAACACGTCTTGGTTGGGTGCAACCAACTACACCATTTGAAGTGTAGCCGTCTTCATGCAGATACTGTCAACAAAATCCAAATATCAGCTTCCAGTTGACTGGGCACATATGCCTCAACCATTATTATTTATAAGCAaccacaacaacaataataataaaaacgtCATATAAAGCTTTAAGGAACCTGTGTCAGTTGAGTCGTCTTTCCTGAACCGGTTTCTccaacaaccaccaccaccTGATTTTCGCGAATGACCTATCCAGAAAACATTCAAATAGAATTAGGACACATCAAAGACAAGGTAAATAAATTCTTTGAAGagcataaacaaatgaaaaccgaaataataataataaagaaaaaagaaaaatcaaggaCTTTGAAATAGACTTGGAAAATGAATTTCGAGCAAAAGGTGccacaaaattaattaaaaaacacaGAATTATTTAACAGGACATCAGATAATTAAAGAGCAAGACATAATGACATGCAATAAGATACAAACCATATACTCCAAACCTGCTTTAATATAAAGTGCACCAATAAAAAGTTCATTTGTGACAGGTAGTTCACCTCCCAATCTATGCTAATTACTTGACGCCAAAGGTAATTCCAACATATGAATCTTATAAAagttcccccccccccaaaaaaaaaaaaaaacgaactGGGTGATTGAAACTGCACAGTCAATATCTTGACAAAAATAACAACTTTTGACCATTTAAAGAATTAAGAGTAGACCAACTGATTGCAGTCCCCAAATCCTAGAATTTGAAAACCAGAAGCTCgttcataaatttcaaaaacacATATTCCTATCTGCCTTCAAAGGCTAGACAGAAGCAATTATCAGTCATTAGGGGCAAACAAACATGTGCCCAAAGGAATAGCAGCCAACCTGCAGTAACTCATCCCGCACGGAATAGATTGGCAGATACTGACGTTGCTGTGCTAAGGTTTTTGACTTTGCAAAATCACTTACTGCTTCCCCCTTCTTTAAATGCTGCGCAAACTTTGCTTCCTCCTTAAAATCAATTTCACCATCTTCACCTACTACAGCAGTATCGGCATCAATCTACCATtaagatgaaaagaaaaaaaaaaaacacaagtctTAGACCTATGCCCACCcggggaggaggaagaagaagaaagaaaggagaattTAAAACCCAGTGAAGGTAAAAGTCAAATATTCATTAGAAAGCACCATGCCTGTTCCGCTGTTTTTTCAACACCAAGAATATCACCAAGTTTTGATCCTGCGAGCTCCCAAAAACGTTGGCGTGACTTGTTACTACTTTGTTTCTCGTGAATTTCTCTAACTAGAGCCGATCCTTTGCGTGAAATTATAGCCATATCTGATGTCGGGTCTTTTATTGGCATTATTGGCTCTGCTTGTTTAGTAAAAACAACTCTC contains the following coding sequences:
- the LOC133864822 gene encoding uncharacterized protein LOC133864822, producing MSALFNFHSFLTVVLLGICACTYLKMHFPAILEQRTGFRGFFWKAARIGERLSPWVALGCFTMGVSIIFF
- the LOC133864836 gene encoding pre-mRNA-splicing factor ATP-dependent RNA helicase DEAH7, with product METHGGDAGILDVDKITETLEPEKASSGGLYVPGKDRLVFRPPERKSVLGLDVLAIAKRAESKVDGGFKAPRERVASMVASLEEEENSESSGLDDVGSNANSGTRNNVGRRYRESAASETGSVVTQEEQVNDTPRTHRSSEQLFSDVSNTPTRSHQNIQSRSPRYERDDRDRERRDYKDDTRNERRVGQRHNSDRENYHRREERGRHDRDYDGEYRSKRSRYEGSRGTPGRSDWDDGRWEWEDTPRRRDSHSHTSRRHQPSPSPMFVGASPDARLVSPWLGGHTPLSIGYASSPWDHVSPSPVPIRPSGSSVRSSSSRNGGRSHQLNFYSENSEAFEDGSADKSNLSEEHKYEITESMRLEMEYNSDRAWYDREEGNTLFDADTSSFYLGDEASFQKKEAELAKRLVRRDGTKMTLSQSKKMSQLTADNAQWEDRQLLRSGAVKGTEVQTEFDDEEERKVILLVHDTKPPFLDGRVVFTKQAEPIMPIKDPTSDMAIISRKGSALVREIHEKQSSNKSRQRFWELAGSKLGDILGVEKTAEQIDADTAVVGEDGEIDFKEEAKFAQHLKKGEAVSDFAKSKTLAQQRQYLPIYSVRDELLQVIRENQVVVVVGETGSGKTTQLTQYLHEDGYTSNGVVGCTQPRRVAAMSVAKRVSEEMETELGDKVGYAIRFEDVTGPKTVIKYMTDGVLLRETLKDSDLEKYRVVVMDEAHERSLSTDVLFGILKKVVAKRRDFKLIVTSATLNAQKFSNFFGSVPIFHIPGRTFPVNILYSKTPCEDYVEGAVKQAMTIHITSPPGDILIFMTGQDEIEAACYALAERVEQLISSTKKAVPKLLILPIYSQLPADLQAKIFQKAEDGARKCIVATNIAETSLTVDGIFYVIDTGYGKMKVYNPRMGMDALQVFPASRAAADQRAGRAGRTGPGTCYRLYTDSAYLNEMLASPVPEIQRTNLGNVVLLLKSLKVDNLLDFDFMDPPPQDNILNSMYQLWVLGALNNVGGLTGLGWKMVEFPLDPPLAKMLLMGEELGCLDEVLTIVSMLSVPSVFFRPKDRAEESDAARERFFVPESDHLTLYNVYTQWKQHQYRGDWCNDNFLHVKGLRKAREVRSQLLDILKTLKIPLTSCWPNSDIVRKAICSAYFHNSARLKGVGEYVNCRNGMPCHLHPSSALYGMGCNPDYVVYHELILTTKEYMQCATAVEPQWLAELGPMFFSVKDSDTSMLEHKKRQKEEKTAMEEEMENLRKVQAEAERESKKKEREKRAKQQQEVCTPGLRQGSSTYLRSKKLGL